A portion of the Bacillus thuringiensis genome contains these proteins:
- a CDS encoding YceG family protein has protein sequence MFSRFTLQPYALKDESDLKQFEALLEKRPQYELTENEMKFSYIACRILGVPNDVDEYFNELFDYSEAKGIEVLHEQNLNKVIDSEKLRHIQEVFVLHQEAPNGLTVNRLVAHLSGKQLLPKVDNPDLQHYIHTTFISVLKLYEKQHNQSLKTEGFRRFLIDIIKLSENYVAKWFSTINYKKQMPRIVWYGDAQESRIYFLYFLIMLGCDVLYYHPEGKDGFENIDEEGRTFIVSHPGRISLEPFPDRRRERVATVAYQASKEIEQVLHHDNSLLYKPWQFRSYTPVARTLKTTYDELFLITKEKAFVRPTFFVENKHIYIPSLFAKISGVSKNDKEYFQRLKAVTSFDNSLLINTFPFTKEQKANFQYHYRDALDRAGKLHPDLIMNSHWWPHKRLPEGLQHGIAEAIIHTCESEMCKPIAKETKQEVALYVFAQLSQIPPNILEQLEKFDYSQDVPKIVIFNNEKSGELTRSDAVLLLFLNQIGVDVFHFNPTGRNDIEPYVEAGAFDSHWLEEVNFDLEFHGSSAYKNLSQTIKGLFRPFL, from the coding sequence GTGTTTTCACGTTTTACACTTCAACCATATGCATTAAAAGATGAATCAGATTTAAAGCAATTTGAAGCGCTTTTAGAAAAACGCCCACAATATGAGCTGACAGAGAATGAGATGAAATTTAGTTATATAGCATGTCGAATCCTTGGCGTTCCTAATGATGTAGATGAATATTTTAATGAACTGTTTGATTATAGTGAAGCGAAAGGAATCGAAGTTTTACACGAACAAAATTTAAACAAAGTGATTGATTCAGAAAAGCTTCGTCATATTCAAGAAGTGTTCGTATTACATCAAGAAGCACCAAATGGTCTGACAGTAAATAGGTTAGTTGCACACTTATCTGGGAAACAACTTTTACCGAAAGTAGACAATCCTGATTTACAGCATTACATACATACGACGTTTATTTCAGTATTGAAATTATATGAGAAACAACATAATCAGTCGTTAAAGACAGAAGGCTTCCGTCGTTTCTTAATCGACATAATTAAACTAAGCGAAAATTACGTAGCGAAGTGGTTTTCTACGATTAATTATAAGAAACAGATGCCGCGTATCGTTTGGTATGGTGATGCACAGGAAAGCCGTATATATTTCTTATATTTTCTTATTATGCTCGGTTGTGATGTGCTTTATTATCACCCCGAAGGAAAAGATGGATTTGAAAATATTGATGAAGAGGGAAGAACTTTTATTGTGTCTCATCCGGGTCGCATTTCTCTTGAACCATTCCCTGATCGCCGCCGCGAGCGTGTTGCAACAGTAGCGTATCAAGCTTCGAAAGAAATTGAACAAGTACTTCACCACGATAATTCACTATTATATAAACCGTGGCAATTCCGTTCGTATACACCTGTAGCACGTACGTTAAAAACGACATATGATGAACTCTTTTTAATTACGAAAGAAAAGGCATTTGTACGTCCAACATTCTTTGTTGAAAATAAACATATTTATATTCCTTCTTTATTTGCGAAAATATCAGGCGTTTCAAAGAATGATAAAGAATATTTTCAACGATTAAAGGCTGTTACATCATTTGATAATAGTTTATTAATTAATACATTCCCGTTTACGAAAGAGCAGAAAGCAAATTTCCAATATCATTATCGAGATGCATTGGACCGAGCTGGGAAATTACATCCTGATCTAATTATGAATAGCCATTGGTGGCCGCATAAGCGTTTACCGGAAGGTTTACAACATGGGATTGCAGAGGCGATTATCCATACGTGCGAAAGTGAAATGTGCAAACCAATTGCGAAAGAAACGAAACAAGAGGTAGCGCTGTATGTTTTTGCACAACTTTCTCAAATACCACCCAATATTTTAGAACAGCTTGAGAAATTTGATTATTCACAAGATGTACCGAAAATTGTTATATTTAATAATGAGAAGAGCGGAGAATTAACTCGTTCTGACGCTGTTTTATTACTATTTTTGAATCAAATTGGAGTAGATGTATTCCATTTCAATCCTACGGGCAGAAACGATATTGAACCGTATGTTGAAGCAGGAGCATTTGATTCCCATTGGCTTGAAGAAGTTAATTTCGATCTTGAGTTTCATGGTTCATCAGCCTATAAAAATTTATCACAAACAATAAAAGGACTATTTCGTCCATTTTTATAA
- a CDS encoding toxic anion resistance protein, with product MNNPVVLDSKTELNEQTAQDVRLQLRQDADVQRIYNAVDIKDQLELIELGKEPSMEISRFADQILHTMSLSKIEDSGELLKQLGKIMDRFDSKDFAEEKSGFFSRMFKKADKMIEQIFSKYQTMGREIDKVYVEITKYQDEMKKSIGTLDGLYEQNLKYYLDLEKYVVAGEMLLERLNTELVPMYEERVRNNDQLAGIELESLKNSVEILEQRIDDLEKARMVALLTAPQIRMIQRGNNKLIGKINTAFITTIPIFKNGIIQAVNAKRQKLVADSMAELDRRTNELLKKNAQNIATQSVEVARLSGSSSIKMETLEETWNIISRGMQETQQIEEQNKREREESRKRMATLTENIKKELQG from the coding sequence ATGAATAACCCAGTCGTACTAGATTCGAAAACTGAATTGAATGAGCAAACCGCACAAGATGTTCGCTTGCAACTTAGACAAGATGCAGATGTGCAACGTATTTATAACGCAGTAGATATTAAAGATCAACTGGAATTAATTGAACTTGGAAAAGAACCTTCTATGGAAATTTCACGTTTCGCTGATCAAATTTTACATACAATGTCTCTATCAAAGATAGAAGATTCTGGTGAATTGTTAAAGCAACTTGGTAAAATTATGGACAGATTTGATAGTAAAGACTTTGCGGAAGAGAAAAGTGGTTTCTTCTCGCGCATGTTCAAAAAAGCGGATAAAATGATAGAACAAATCTTTAGTAAATATCAAACGATGGGCCGCGAAATTGATAAAGTTTATGTGGAAATTACGAAGTACCAAGATGAGATGAAAAAATCAATTGGTACGTTAGATGGCTTATATGAGCAAAACTTAAAATATTATTTAGACTTAGAGAAGTACGTAGTAGCAGGAGAAATGTTATTAGAGCGTTTAAATACAGAATTAGTTCCGATGTATGAAGAACGCGTGCGTAATAATGATCAATTAGCAGGTATTGAATTAGAGTCGCTTAAAAACTCGGTTGAAATTTTAGAGCAACGTATTGATGATTTAGAAAAAGCACGTATGGTTGCGCTACTTACAGCGCCGCAAATTCGCATGATTCAACGTGGAAATAATAAATTAATTGGTAAAATCAATACAGCATTTATTACGACGATTCCTATCTTTAAAAATGGTATCATTCAAGCAGTAAATGCGAAACGTCAAAAGCTTGTTGCAGATTCTATGGCTGAACTTGATCGCCGTACAAATGAATTACTTAAGAAAAATGCACAAAATATCGCAACGCAAAGTGTAGAAGTAGCGAGATTATCAGGTTCTTCTAGTATTAAAATGGAAACACTTGAGGAAACTTGGAACATTATTTCAAGAGGTATGCAAGAAACACAACAAATTGAAGAACAAAATAAACGTGAGCGTGAAGAAAGCCGCAAGCGTATGGCTACATTAACAGAGAATATCAAAAAAGAATTACAAGGATAA
- a CDS encoding cation-translocating P-type ATPase, translating to MSNWYSKTKDQTLIDLETNEQHGLTDEIVSERLKQYGSNELATKQKRTLWQRIFAQINDVLVYVLIIAALISAFVGEWADASIIALVVVLNAVIGVVQESKAEQALEALKKMATPKAIVKRNGELKEIPSEHVVPGDIVMLDAGRYIPCDLRLIETANLKVEESALTGESVPVDKDAIYHASMQSDEQVPLGDQKNMAFMSTLVTYGRGVGVAVETGMNSQIGKIATLLHEADDDMTPLQKSLAQVGKYLGFVAVAICIVMFLIGFLQGRDTLEMFMTAISLAVAAIPEGLPAIVSIVLAIGVQRMIKQNVIIRKLPAVEALGSVTIICSDKTGTLTQNKMTVTHFYSDNTYDHLENLNVNNDAQRLLLENMVLCNDASYNNESQTGDPTEIALLVAGSTFNMQKDHLETIHERVNELPFDSDRKMMSTVHTYDENYYSMTKGAIDKLLPRCTHIFKNGKIEGLTEVDKNQILEAARAMSQEALRVLSFAFKQFNSNDVDINHLEENLIFIGLVGMIDPPRTEVKDSITECKKAGIRTVMITGDHKDTAFAIAKELGIAEEISEIMIGTELDNIADTELASKINHLNVFARVSPEHKVKIVKALRAKGNIVSMTGDGVNDAPSLKQADVGVAMGITGTDVAKGAADVVLTDDNFSSIVKAVEEGRNIYRNIKKSILFLLSCNFGEIIALFLAILLGWATPLRPIHILWVNLITDTLPALSLGVDPEDPDVMKEKPRHAKESLFSGSVPFLVFNGLVIGLLTLIAFIAGAKFYTGDTNLFPLFPERIDDDALLHAQTMAFVVLSFSQLVHSFNLRSRTKSIFSIGIFTNKYLVFSLLIGVLMQVCIISIPPLANIFGVHALTMRDWGFVLLLSIIPLVVNEIIKLVKRN from the coding sequence ATGAGCAATTGGTACAGTAAGACGAAAGATCAAACATTAATTGACCTAGAAACAAACGAACAACACGGTTTAACAGATGAGATTGTAAGTGAACGTTTAAAGCAATACGGTTCTAATGAATTAGCTACAAAACAAAAACGCACTTTATGGCAGCGTATTTTCGCCCAAATTAATGACGTCCTCGTATATGTCCTTATTATAGCTGCCCTTATTTCTGCCTTTGTAGGTGAATGGGCGGATGCCAGTATTATCGCGCTCGTTGTAGTTTTAAATGCTGTTATCGGTGTTGTTCAAGAATCGAAAGCAGAACAAGCTTTAGAGGCATTGAAAAAAATGGCAACACCAAAAGCTATCGTCAAGAGAAATGGTGAACTAAAAGAAATTCCATCTGAGCACGTCGTTCCAGGGGATATTGTTATGCTCGACGCCGGACGATATATCCCATGCGATTTACGCCTTATCGAAACCGCAAATTTAAAAGTTGAAGAATCTGCTCTAACTGGTGAATCTGTCCCTGTTGATAAAGATGCAATCTACCACGCTTCTATGCAAAGTGATGAGCAAGTACCACTTGGCGATCAAAAAAACATGGCCTTTATGTCTACTCTTGTGACATATGGAAGAGGCGTCGGTGTTGCTGTTGAAACTGGAATGAACTCACAAATTGGTAAGATTGCTACCCTTTTACATGAAGCAGACGATGATATGACACCACTTCAAAAAAGCTTAGCACAAGTCGGAAAATATTTAGGCTTTGTCGCTGTAGCTATTTGTATCGTTATGTTCCTCATCGGATTTTTACAAGGCCGGGATACGTTAGAAATGTTTATGACTGCTATTAGTTTAGCTGTTGCAGCTATTCCAGAAGGCTTGCCAGCTATCGTTTCCATCGTTCTTGCAATTGGTGTACAACGTATGATTAAACAAAACGTTATCATTCGAAAACTACCAGCTGTTGAAGCTCTCGGTTCTGTCACAATTATTTGTTCAGATAAAACAGGTACGTTAACGCAAAATAAAATGACTGTTACTCACTTTTATAGTGATAACACATACGATCACTTAGAAAATTTAAATGTAAATAATGATGCACAACGTCTATTGTTAGAAAATATGGTGCTATGTAATGATGCGTCTTACAATAACGAATCACAAACCGGAGACCCGACTGAAATTGCTCTTCTCGTGGCCGGAAGCACTTTTAATATGCAAAAAGATCATTTAGAAACGATACATGAACGTGTTAACGAGCTGCCTTTCGACTCAGATCGTAAAATGATGTCAACCGTGCATACATACGATGAAAACTACTATAGCATGACGAAAGGCGCTATTGATAAGCTCTTACCTCGATGTACCCACATATTTAAAAACGGTAAAATCGAGGGTCTAACAGAGGTTGATAAAAATCAAATATTAGAAGCTGCCAGGGCAATGTCTCAAGAAGCTTTAAGAGTACTTTCATTCGCCTTTAAACAATTCAATTCAAACGATGTGGATATAAATCATCTTGAAGAAAATCTCATCTTTATCGGTCTTGTCGGTATGATTGATCCGCCAAGAACTGAAGTGAAAGATTCAATTACAGAATGTAAAAAAGCCGGCATTCGCACAGTTATGATTACTGGTGACCATAAAGATACCGCCTTTGCAATTGCTAAAGAACTCGGCATTGCTGAAGAAATATCTGAAATTATGATTGGAACTGAATTAGATAACATTGCTGATACAGAACTAGCTAGCAAAATTAATCATTTAAATGTATTCGCTAGAGTCTCTCCAGAGCATAAAGTGAAAATTGTAAAGGCATTACGCGCGAAAGGAAATATCGTTTCTATGACTGGTGATGGCGTCAATGATGCACCATCTTTAAAGCAAGCCGATGTCGGCGTAGCGATGGGCATTACAGGAACAGACGTTGCAAAAGGGGCAGCAGATGTTGTGTTAACAGATGATAATTTCTCATCTATCGTGAAAGCTGTTGAGGAAGGTAGAAATATTTATCGTAACATAAAAAAATCAATTCTCTTCCTACTCTCTTGTAACTTCGGAGAAATTATCGCTTTATTTTTAGCCATTTTACTCGGCTGGGCAACACCACTACGACCTATTCATATTTTGTGGGTGAATTTAATTACAGATACACTGCCTGCATTATCACTTGGGGTTGATCCTGAAGATCCAGATGTGATGAAGGAAAAACCACGACATGCGAAAGAAAGCTTATTTAGTGGTAGCGTTCCTTTTCTTGTTTTCAATGGACTTGTCATTGGACTTTTAACGCTAATAGCTTTTATCGCCGGAGCAAAATTCTATACTGGAGATACAAATTTATTCCCTCTTTTCCCTGAACGAATTGATGACGATGCTCTATTACATGCCCAAACGATGGCATTTGTCGTTCTTAGTTTTTCTCAGCTCGTTCATTCATTTAACTTGCGTTCAAGAACGAAATCGATTTTTTCAATTGGGATCTTTACAAATAAATATTTAGTCTTCTCCCTTCTTATCGGTGTTCTTATGCAAGTTTGTATCATCTCCATCCCGCCCCTTGCAAATATATTCGGTGTACATGCATTAACAATGCGAGATTGGGGATTCGTTCTCTTATTAAGTATCATTCCACTTGTTGTGAATGAGATTATTAAATTAGTGAAGAGAAACTAA
- a CDS encoding DUF1128 domain-containing protein codes for MDLSVKSEENVEYMVEAIKEKLRMVNAGAMRAASFNEEMYEDLRDIYDHVMKRETFSISEMQAITEELGTLIKK; via the coding sequence GTGGATTTATCCGTAAAGTCAGAAGAAAACGTTGAATACATGGTCGAAGCTATTAAAGAAAAATTACGTATGGTTAATGCTGGAGCGATGAGAGCTGCTAGTTTTAACGAAGAAATGTACGAAGATTTACGTGACATTTATGATCATGTTATGAAACGTGAAACATTCAGCATTAGTGAAATGCAAGCTATTACAGAAGAATTAGGTACATTAATTAAAAAGTAA
- a CDS encoding low molecular weight protein-tyrosine-phosphatase, translating into MVQVLFVCLGNICRSPMAEAIFRNLVVKEGLEEKIVIDSAGTGDWHVGHPPHKGTQKILKENAVTFEGIKARQVEKEDLTKFDYIIAMDNKNIADLKSLGKTGGYIGRLSDFVPDGGWTDVPDPYYTGNFQEVYDLVTEGCAKLLAFIRNEQGI; encoded by the coding sequence ATGGTTCAAGTATTGTTTGTTTGTCTTGGGAACATTTGCCGTTCTCCGATGGCAGAAGCAATTTTTCGAAATCTTGTCGTAAAAGAGGGACTTGAAGAGAAAATTGTCATTGATTCTGCAGGAACAGGAGATTGGCATGTTGGTCATCCGCCACATAAAGGAACACAAAAAATTTTAAAAGAAAATGCAGTCACTTTTGAAGGAATTAAAGCAAGGCAAGTAGAAAAAGAAGACTTAACAAAGTTTGATTATATTATTGCCATGGACAACAAGAATATAGCAGATTTAAAAAGTTTAGGTAAAACTGGAGGCTATATTGGTAGGCTGTCCGACTTTGTTCCAGACGGTGGCTGGACAGACGTTCCTGACCCTTACTATACAGGGAATTTCCAAGAAGTATATGACCTTGTAACAGAAGGGTGTGCAAAGCTATTAGCTTTCATTCGAAATGAACAAGGAATATGA
- a CDS encoding DUF4075 domain-containing protein, with protein MAKKNNIARNIAIGVAAGVAVSMLKKENREKVKNTAEKAKTKMIEIGENAKIKEKVQTVTDKGRELADFNVVKAKVAEIKKLTPSVVETLKETKEIFSKKKVEPEEKPETIEIQAVSPKVDELKAEEEPVVAEDGGMKEARELFMKDSNAVEKKTEAYIELKQDKEEKKSV; from the coding sequence ATGGCAAAGAAAAATAATATTGCTCGAAACATTGCGATTGGTGTAGCTGCAGGTGTAGCGGTATCCATGTTAAAGAAAGAAAACCGTGAAAAAGTAAAAAATACAGCAGAAAAAGCAAAAACAAAGATGATTGAAATTGGTGAAAATGCAAAGATCAAAGAAAAAGTGCAAACTGTTACAGATAAAGGACGCGAACTTGCTGATTTCAATGTGGTAAAAGCGAAAGTAGCAGAAATTAAAAAATTAACGCCATCTGTTGTAGAGACGTTAAAAGAAACGAAAGAAATTTTTAGTAAGAAAAAAGTTGAGCCAGAAGAAAAGCCAGAAACGATTGAAATTCAAGCTGTATCTCCAAAGGTAGATGAGCTGAAAGCAGAAGAAGAGCCAGTAGTTGCTGAAGATGGTGGTATGAAAGAAGCGCGTGAATTATTTATGAAAGACTCAAATGCAGTGGAAAAAAAAACTGAAGCGTACATTGAGTTAAAGCAAGATAAAGAAGAGAAGAAAAGCGTTTAA
- a CDS encoding YihY/virulence factor BrkB family protein, whose translation MKKILEKVRRNRTYSFGKDLYDRTMRDDVAGLAAQLAYFFLLAIFPGLVFLITLLGFIPIQTEDVLSLLEVYVPDDAMNLIEVNVDKVVNQQNGGLLSFGLLSMLWFASNGVNAVMNAFNRAYDVKETRSFITTRALSIVFTLAIIFMIVFALIVPVFGQVIGAAVFKALGLSDSFSFVWSITRLVASFFVLFALFSFLYTFAPDRKLKRREVISGALFATVGWIVVSYSFAYYVDKFANYANTYGGLGGIIILMLWFYLTGWVILLGGEINGLLHHYRTGDNNSRNE comes from the coding sequence ATGAAAAAAATTTTAGAAAAGGTGAGAAGAAATCGTACTTATTCGTTTGGTAAAGATTTATATGACCGGACGATGCGCGATGATGTAGCGGGCTTGGCAGCACAGCTCGCTTATTTCTTCTTGCTTGCAATTTTTCCTGGGCTCGTTTTCTTAATTACGCTTCTTGGATTTATTCCCATTCAAACAGAGGATGTGCTTAGTTTATTAGAGGTTTATGTACCAGATGATGCAATGAACTTAATTGAGGTAAATGTAGATAAAGTTGTAAACCAGCAAAATGGTGGTTTATTATCATTTGGTTTATTATCCATGTTATGGTTTGCCTCAAATGGTGTTAATGCGGTTATGAATGCTTTTAACCGCGCTTATGACGTGAAGGAAACACGTTCTTTTATTACAACAAGAGCGTTATCAATTGTGTTTACATTAGCTATTATTTTTATGATTGTCTTTGCGTTAATTGTTCCGGTATTCGGACAAGTTATTGGAGCAGCAGTGTTTAAAGCACTCGGTTTATCAGATAGTTTTTCTTTCGTATGGAGCATTACACGATTAGTAGCGAGTTTCTTCGTACTATTTGCTTTGTTTAGTTTCTTATATACATTTGCACCAGATCGAAAGTTAAAAAGAAGAGAAGTTATTTCAGGGGCGTTATTTGCTACTGTAGGATGGATTGTGGTATCTTACTCATTTGCTTATTATGTAGATAAGTTTGCGAATTACGCCAATACATATGGTGGTCTCGGTGGTATCATTATTTTAATGTTATGGTTTTATTTAACTGGATGGGTAATTTTACTTGGCGGTGAAATTAATGGTTTACTCCACCATTATAGAACCGGTGACAATAATTCCCGTAATGAATAA